In Deltaproteobacteria bacterium, a single genomic region encodes these proteins:
- a CDS encoding CinA family protein produces the protein MSEAGPLTPKLLSLAARAAQLLQAQRETVAVCEGAAGGLVCAALLSVPGASNYFLGGGVIYTLAASRGFIAGAVKPPDNLRGASEPWALHLARSAVVKLGANWGIGEGGAAGPTANRYGDPAGHAWVAIAGTREATRRVLTGDGDRVRNMAAFAEAALELLVQELEADAAGA, from the coding sequence ATGAGCGAAGCCGGACCCCTCACCCCGAAGCTGCTCTCCCTCGCCGCGCGCGCAGCGCAGCTGCTGCAGGCGCAGCGCGAGACGGTCGCGGTGTGCGAAGGCGCGGCGGGCGGGCTCGTCTGCGCGGCGCTGCTGTCGGTGCCGGGCGCGAGCAACTACTTCCTCGGCGGCGGCGTGATCTACACACTCGCAGCCAGCCGCGGCTTCATCGCGGGCGCGGTGAAGCCGCCCGACAACCTGCGCGGCGCGAGCGAGCCGTGGGCGCTGCATCTCGCGCGCAGCGCGGTCGTGAAGCTGGGCGCGAACTGGGGCATCGGCGAAGGCGGCGCCGCGGGGCCCACCGCCAATCGCTACGGCGATCCTGCGGGACACGCCTGGGTGGCGATCGCGGGCACACGCGAGGCCACTCGCCGCGTGCTCACCGGCGACGGCGACCGCGTACGCAACATGGCGGCGTTCGCCGAAGCGGCGCTGGAGCTGCTCGTGCAGGAGCTCGAGGCGGACGCGGCGGGGGCGTGA
- a CDS encoding AAA family ATPase — translation MKPIVIVTGNPGAGKSTLARRLALAAERGLHLDSDLFYGFPARPIDPTTPDSREQNETILRALARCARTFSEGAYDVFFDGVVGPWVLPLVRAELRGLELHYVVLRANEADALARVRSRDGEGQDARVSQMYRAFAEVGEHAARVVATSGRRRRDVFAEVSDGLRAGRFLLGAE, via the coding sequence ATGAAGCCGATCGTCATCGTCACCGGCAACCCCGGCGCCGGGAAGTCGACGCTCGCCCGGCGGCTCGCGCTCGCAGCGGAGCGCGGCCTGCATCTCGACTCCGACCTCTTCTACGGCTTCCCCGCGCGGCCCATCGATCCGACGACGCCGGACTCGCGAGAACAGAACGAGACGATCCTGCGTGCTCTCGCACGCTGCGCGCGCACGTTCTCGGAGGGCGCCTACGACGTGTTCTTCGACGGCGTCGTCGGCCCGTGGGTCCTGCCGCTCGTGCGCGCCGAGCTGCGCGGTCTCGAGCTGCACTACGTCGTCTTGCGCGCGAACGAGGCGGATGCGCTCGCGCGCGTGCGCAGCCGCGATGGCGAGGGGCAGGATGCGCGCGTGAGTCAGATGTACCGCGCGTTCGCGGAAGTCGGCGAGCACGCGGCGCGCGTGGTCGCGACCTCGGGGCGCCGTCGGCGCGACGTGTTCGCGGAAGTGTCGGACGGGCTGCGCGCCGGCCGCTTCCTGTTAGGGGCGGAGTAG
- a CDS encoding NAD-dependent epimerase/dehydratase family protein codes for MRKLLITGIAGPLGRRLARRLAESWAVCGVDARPWPGRPREIAMHVADLRKREFEEVVRGERPHAIVHLGVRR; via the coding sequence ATGCGCAAGCTGCTCATCACCGGCATTGCGGGCCCGCTCGGGCGGCGTCTCGCGCGCCGGCTCGCGGAGAGCTGGGCGGTGTGCGGCGTCGACGCGCGCCCGTGGCCGGGTCGCCCGCGCGAGATCGCGATGCACGTCGCCGATCTGCGCAAGCGTGAGTTCGAGGAGGTGGTCCGGGGCGAGCGCCCGCACGCCATCGTGCACCTCGGCGTACGGCGCTAG
- a CDS encoding DUF1232 domain-containing protein: MSDGDRIEIDLSAREQRVYDRWRAALAKPLPGASPDLRDALLALPDLVVLVLRLLRDSRVRPGDKAIALLGIAYVMSPVDLMPEFLFGPVGLLDDIFVLALTVSRLVNRVHPDVVRAHWSGKGDVLDAIHRTSAWAERQVGGRVRSAIERWSR; the protein is encoded by the coding sequence GTGAGCGACGGCGACCGCATCGAAATCGACCTCAGCGCCCGCGAACAGCGCGTCTACGATCGCTGGCGCGCGGCGCTCGCGAAGCCGCTGCCCGGCGCGAGCCCGGACCTGCGCGACGCGCTGCTCGCGCTGCCCGATCTGGTCGTGCTCGTGCTGCGCTTGTTACGGGACTCGCGCGTGAGGCCGGGCGACAAGGCGATCGCGCTGCTCGGCATCGCGTACGTGATGTCGCCCGTCGACCTGATGCCCGAGTTCCTGTTCGGCCCCGTCGGCCTGCTCGACGACATCTTCGTCCTCGCGCTCACCGTCTCGCGCCTCGTGAACCGCGTGCATCCCGACGTCGTGCGCGCGCACTGGTCCGGCAAGGGCGACGTGCTCGACGCGATTCACCGCACGAGCGCGTGGGCCGAGCGCCAAGTCGGCGGGCGCGTGCGCAGCGCGATCGAGCGCTGGAGTCGATGA
- a CDS encoding Rieske (2Fe-2S) protein, protein MSVHTLSPASKLRVGEVRAFTIAGRLLAIGRTESGYFAIDGICPHAGASLGEGEIERECVICPVHGYAYDVRSGEGKDDGARVRVHRAWLEGDTLHIELPD, encoded by the coding sequence ATGAGCGTCCACACGCTCTCCCCCGCCTCGAAGCTGCGCGTCGGCGAGGTACGCGCGTTCACGATCGCGGGGCGATTGCTCGCGATCGGGCGCACCGAGTCGGGGTACTTCGCGATCGACGGCATCTGTCCCCACGCGGGCGCGAGCCTCGGCGAGGGCGAGATCGAGCGCGAGTGCGTGATCTGCCCGGTGCACGGCTACGCCTACGACGTGCGCAGCGGCGAAGGCAAAGACGACGGCGCGCGCGTGCGCGTGCACCGCGCGTGGCTCGAGGGCGACACGCTGCACATCGAGCTGCCGGACTGA
- the gloB gene encoding hydroxyacylglutathione hydrolase, producing MTLRIERIPTLSDNYTYLLVCEQSGEAAVVDAPEVAPVVKRVDAIGARVTKILSTHHHPDHAAANPELAKKYGAPVFGHRSDADRLAGFTNGLDEGDTITVGRATARILFIPAHTRGHIAYVFDEARAVFCGDTLFAAGCGRLFEGTPEMMFRAMQKLGALPGDTRVFCGHEYTAGNLRFAAHAEPDNSAVKAAALRVAKIRANAAKDWHDATPAEMVVPTTIADEHATNPFMRAATVEELGQRRAAKDKF from the coding sequence ATGACCCTCCGCATCGAACGCATCCCGACGCTCAGCGACAACTACACCTACCTGCTAGTGTGCGAGCAGAGCGGCGAGGCCGCGGTCGTCGATGCGCCGGAAGTCGCGCCCGTCGTGAAGCGAGTCGATGCGATCGGCGCGCGCGTCACGAAGATTCTCTCGACGCACCATCACCCCGATCACGCCGCCGCCAACCCCGAGCTCGCCAAGAAGTACGGAGCTCCCGTGTTCGGGCATCGCAGCGACGCGGACCGCCTCGCGGGCTTCACGAACGGCCTCGACGAGGGCGACACGATCACAGTGGGCCGCGCGACCGCGCGCATCCTGTTCATCCCCGCGCACACGCGCGGGCACATCGCGTACGTGTTCGACGAGGCGCGCGCCGTCTTCTGCGGCGACACGCTGTTCGCAGCGGGCTGCGGGCGCCTGTTCGAAGGCACGCCCGAGATGATGTTCCGCGCGATGCAGAAGCTTGGCGCGCTGCCGGGCGACACGCGCGTGTTCTGCGGCCACGAGTACACCGCGGGCAATCTCCGCTTCGCCGCGCACGCGGAACCTGACAACTCCGCCGTGAAGGCCGCCGCCCTTCGCGTGGCGAAGATTCGCGCGAACGCCGCCAAGGATTGGCACGACGCGACGCCCGCGGAGATGGTCGTGCCGACCACGATCGCGGACGAGCACGCCACGAACCCGTTCATGCGCGCGGCGACCGTCGAGGAGCTCGGCCAGCGCCGCGCGGCCAAGGACAAGTTCTAG
- a CDS encoding NAD-dependent epimerase/dehydratase family protein, giving the protein MRGTKRLLDHCAAFGVKQLVMVSTGAVYGAAPENALYMNEDEPLSASRTYPEIRDRVEVDAVVSGFVWRMPEIRTAVLRPVHVLGPHSTGMMADYLRRDRPPTVLGYDPLIQVMHEDDWCESIALTLAKEIAGVFNVTGPGVVPLRTAIAETAGVPMSVPEFALRPWIRAAFAAGLVPWPEGAIDMLKYPVTISGERFVHATAWKPLFSLPEIFAAHRERRSEP; this is encoded by the coding sequence GTGCGCGGCACGAAGCGCTTGCTCGATCACTGCGCAGCCTTCGGCGTGAAGCAGCTGGTGATGGTGTCGACCGGCGCCGTCTACGGCGCGGCTCCGGAGAACGCGCTGTACATGAACGAGGACGAGCCGCTCAGCGCGAGCCGCACCTACCCCGAGATTCGCGACCGCGTCGAGGTCGACGCCGTCGTCAGCGGCTTCGTGTGGCGCATGCCCGAGATCCGCACCGCGGTGCTGAGGCCCGTGCACGTGTTGGGGCCGCACTCGACGGGCATGATGGCCGACTACCTGCGCCGCGATCGCCCGCCCACCGTGCTCGGCTACGACCCGCTGATTCAGGTGATGCACGAAGACGACTGGTGCGAGTCGATCGCGCTCACGCTCGCGAAGGAGATCGCGGGCGTGTTCAACGTGACGGGGCCGGGCGTCGTGCCGCTGCGCACCGCGATCGCGGAGACGGCCGGCGTGCCGATGTCGGTGCCGGAGTTTGCGCTGCGCCCGTGGATCCGCGCCGCGTTCGCGGCGGGCCTCGTGCCTTGGCCCGAAGGCGCGATCGACATGCTGAAGTATCCCGTGACGATCTCGGGCGAGCGCTTCGTGCACGCGACGGCGTGGAAGCCGCTGTTCTCGCTGCCCGAGATCTTCGCCGCGCACCGCGAGCGCCGGAGCGAGCCGTGA
- a CDS encoding acyl-CoA thioesterase encodes MPEPLPPPGVPVTRHRHRVPFYETDAMGLVHHANCVRFLELARIRWMDEHHRPYREYVAEGLHFATTRVELDYLRGLRFDDEVEIAVWLAWARGASLRMEYALSLVDEASRQAKRAATRSGAELIAIARGATEHAMVDTTGRVRRIPEAQRRAMASIAAERAAGSP; translated from the coding sequence ATGCCCGAGCCGCTCCCGCCGCCCGGCGTGCCCGTCACGCGCCACCGCCATCGCGTGCCGTTCTACGAGACCGACGCGATGGGCCTCGTGCACCACGCGAACTGCGTGCGCTTCCTCGAGCTCGCGCGCATCCGCTGGATGGACGAGCACCACCGTCCCTATCGCGAGTACGTCGCCGAGGGACTGCACTTCGCCACCACGCGCGTCGAGCTCGACTACCTGCGCGGCCTGCGCTTCGACGACGAGGTCGAGATCGCGGTGTGGCTCGCGTGGGCGCGCGGCGCGTCGCTGCGCATGGAGTACGCGCTGTCGCTCGTCGACGAGGCGAGCCGGCAAGCGAAGCGCGCAGCGACGCGAAGCGGAGCGGAGCTCATCGCGATAGCGCGCGGCGCGACCGAGCACGCCATGGTCGACACGACGGGGCGGGTGCGCCGCATCCCCGAAGCCCAGCGGCGCGCGATGGCGAGCATCGCCGCCGAGCGCGCGGCGGGCAGCCCGTAA
- a CDS encoding acyltransferase family protein: MLRTALPESVRELEARIEERLARVPARLNEYGVDRFGMEPAFAKRNLLPAALLYQHYFRVETRGAERVPGGRVLLIANHAGQLPFDAAMLGVAMLLEAEPPRLARGLGEYWIPQLPFVSELATRGGNLVGTPENFRALIDAEECVMVFPEGVRGMNKPFRERYRLQRFGTGFVRLALETRTPIVPVGIVGSEEQQPGLYDVKPLAKLLGMPAFPITPTFPWLGPLGILPLPVKYRIEIGEPIHFEGDPNEGDAAIEARVSTVKIAIDNLLEAGRRERKGVFF, from the coding sequence ATGTTGCGGACGGCGCTGCCCGAGTCCGTGCGCGAGCTCGAAGCGCGCATCGAGGAGCGCCTCGCGCGCGTGCCGGCGCGCCTCAACGAGTACGGCGTCGACCGCTTCGGCATGGAGCCCGCGTTCGCGAAGCGCAACCTGCTGCCCGCGGCCCTGCTCTACCAGCACTACTTCCGCGTCGAGACGCGCGGCGCGGAGCGCGTGCCGGGAGGCCGCGTGCTGCTGATCGCGAATCACGCCGGCCAGCTCCCGTTCGACGCCGCGATGCTCGGCGTCGCGATGCTGCTCGAAGCCGAGCCGCCGCGGCTCGCGCGCGGGCTCGGCGAGTACTGGATTCCGCAGCTGCCGTTCGTGAGCGAGCTCGCGACGCGCGGCGGAAATCTCGTCGGCACACCCGAGAATTTCCGCGCGCTGATCGACGCCGAAGAGTGCGTGATGGTGTTCCCGGAAGGCGTACGCGGCATGAACAAGCCGTTCCGCGAGCGCTATCGGCTGCAGCGCTTCGGCACCGGCTTCGTGCGGCTCGCGCTCGAGACGCGCACGCCGATCGTGCCCGTGGGCATCGTGGGCAGCGAGGAGCAGCAGCCTGGCCTCTACGACGTGAAGCCGCTCGCGAAGTTGTTGGGGATGCCCGCGTTCCCGATCACGCCCACGTTCCCGTGGCTCGGCCCGCTCGGCATCTTGCCGCTGCCGGTGAAGTATCGGATCGAGATCGGCGAGCCGATCCACTTCGAGGGCGACCCGAACGAAGGCGACGCCGCGATCGAAGCGCGCGTGTCCACCGTGAAGATCGCGATCGACAACCTGCTCGAAGCCGGCCGCCGCGAGCGCAAGGGCGTGTTCTTCTGA